One Glycine soja cultivar W05 chromosome 2, ASM419377v2, whole genome shotgun sequence genomic region harbors:
- the LOC114395290 gene encoding cyclin-D4-1-like, with product MAPSFDCVSSLLCVEDNSIFDENDYGGSVEVLEDAWQDPRYRRNLSQSENLDVPNGWFQLQSDECLRLMVEKEWDHLPNGDYRNKLRSGDLDFEARKEAIDWIQKVQEHFGFGPVCAYLSINYLDRFLSAYELPKHRTWTMQLLAVGCLSLAAKMEETDAPMSLDLQVGESKYIFEAKTIQRMELLVLSTLRWRMQAITPFSFIDHFLYKINDDQSPIGASILQSIQLILSTVRGIDFLEFRPSEIAAAVAISVVGEGQTVQTEKAISVLIQLVEKERVLKCVKLIQELASNSGGGSAKGDSASVSVPSVPQSPIGVLNTECFSYKSDDTNAASCANTSHNNSPDAKRRKLNKTFGE from the exons ATGGCACCCAGTTTTGATTGTGTTTCGAGCCTTCTCTGTGTGGAAGACAACAGTATTTTTGACGAAAACGATTATGGTGGTTCGGTGGAGGTGTTGGAGGACGCGTGGCAGGATCCTAGATATCGTCGAAACCTTAGTCAAAGTGAGAACTTGGATGTCCCAAATGGGTGGTTTCAGTTGCAGAGTGATGAGTGTTTGAGACTGATGGTTGAAAAGGAATGGGATCACTTGCCTAATGGTGATTATAGGAATAAGCTGAGGAGTGGGGATTTGGACTTTGAGGCCAGAAAAGAGGCCATTGATTGGATTCAAAAG GTTCAAGAGCACTTTGGTTTTGGACCTGTCTGTGCATATCTATCCATAAACTACTTGGACCGCTTCCTTTCTGCATATGAATTACCA AAGCATAGAACTTGGACAATGCAATTGTTGGCTGTTGGATGCTTATCTCTGGCAGCCAAAATGGAAGAGACTGATGCTCCTATGTCTCTTGATTTGCAG GTGGGTGAATCTAAGTATATATTTGAAGCCAAAACAATACAGAGAATGGAGCTTCTGGTGCTGAGCACATTGAGGTGGAGAATGCAGGCAATTACCCCATTTTCCTTCATTGACCATTTCCTTTACAAGATCAATGATGATCAAAGTCCAATTGGAGCTTCAATTTTGCAATCCATCCAGCTTATACTGAGTACTGTAAGAG GAATTGACTTCTTAGAGTTCAGACCCTCAGAGATTGCAGCAGCTGTGGCAATATCTGTGGTGGGGGAGGGCCAAACAGTGCAAACTGAGAAAGCAATTTCTGTTCTGATTCAGCTTGTGGAAAAG GAGAGGGTATTGAAGTGTGTTAAATTGATCCAAGAGCTGGCATCAAATAGTGGTGGTGGTTCTGCCAAGGGTGATAGTGCTTCTGTTTCTGTCCCTAGCGTGCCCCAGAGCCCAATAGGGGTGTTGAACACTGAATGCTTCAGCTACAAAAGTGATGACACAAATGCTGCTTCATGTGCAAATACTTCACATAACAATAGTCCAGATGCTAAAAGGAGGAAGCTAAACAAAACCTTTGGAGAATAG